In Salmo salar chromosome ssa24, Ssal_v3.1, whole genome shotgun sequence, the following proteins share a genomic window:
- the LOC106584997 gene encoding ATPase MORC2A: protein MAYSNYSTLNRAQLTFEYLHTNSTTHEFLFGALAELVDNSRDANATRIDIYTEKRQDLRGGYMLCFLDDGTGMDPSEATHVIQFGKSTKRTPDSTHIGQYGNGLKSGSMRIGKDFVLFTKKDNTLSCLFLSRTFHEEEGLDEVIVPLPTWDLLTRQPITGDPEKFAIETELIYKYSPFKNEQQLMEQFNKIEGSSGTLVIIYNLKLMDTREPELDVETDHQDILMAGTPSEGVKPERRSFRAYAAVLYIDPRMRIFIQGHKVRTKRLSCCLYKPRVYKYTSTRFKTRAEQEVKKADHLAKIAEEKAREAESKSLSLEAKLGDDLSKESRVMLRKAQEGAMMLRREAEVKKMIQESKQKALKEPKELSFIFGVNIEQRDLDGMFVYNCSRLIKMYEKTGPQLEGGMACGGVVGVVDVPYLVLEPTHNKQDFADAKEYRHLLRAMGEHLAQYWKDSNIAQKGIVKFWDEFGYLSASWSSLPSAEQRYKRRRAMEIPLTIQCDKCLKWRTLPFQMDAVDKRYPDSWVCLMNPDSTQDRCDAAEQKQNLPCGVLKKDRQTAEDKQKELTEKIRQQQEKLEALQKTSTIKSAADVKKLPLDVSMRPMNDSSSQATRSSERVSRPRSPPLPALLKNAPSQPPALNRKLTNSPRPTARPAAPASRVDQSRARAAAKPSPPPAKPAPKAPAKIPAKPTPPSRSSRIQAKSSLAKATTPASSQRKRVMEQEESEEEEEEEEEEEEEEEEEEEEEKEPQPKKSKMAAAVGNRGKAVEKAPLKRGKVAEVPTPPLSTKPPLPEKRSATIPTRLPPATPPPAKPIPTPPKPSAGARAKVTGSAEDEHPENEPKNAQKDKGMLVEVRVNKEWFTGKVVAVETSKQSVRWKVKFDYVPRSTPKDRWVFKGSEEVRLMRPPSPLSQTPDTQQGEGTEKGPAPMEPDTTQPGTSREVTDNLVNMMRTLLRYFFPPDFRIPKDDVNSMTAEELVAFPMKEYFQQYELGLQSLCNSYQSRADARAKAVEEKSTSAETKLREADEKLQKLRTNIVQLLQKVQEDIDINTDDELDAYIEDLLTKGD, encoded by the exons AACGACACATGAGTTCCTGTTTGGAGCTCTGGCTGAGCTGGTGGACAACTCCAG GGATGCAAATGCCACCCGGATTGACATctacacag AGAAGAGACAAGATTTGCGTGGAGGCTACATGCTATGTTTCTTAGACGACGGCACAGGAATGGACCCCA GCGAGGCGACCCATGTGATCCAATTTGGGAAGTCCACTAAGCGTACACCAGATTCTACTCACATCGGCCAGTATGGAAATGGTCTCAAATC gGGCTCCATGCGTATTGGGAAAGACTTTGTTCTGTTCACCAAGAAGGACaacactctgtcctgcctgttcCTGTCTAGAACGTTCCACGAGGAGGAGGGGCTTGACGAG GTGATCGTACCCCTGCCCACCTGGGACCTACTGACCAGACAGCCAATCACAGGCGACCCTGAGAAGTTTGCCATAGAGACGGAGCTCATCTACAAATACTCTCCTTTTAAAAACGAACAGCAGCTGATGGAACAGTTTAACAAGATAGAGGGCAGCAGCG GTACTCTGGTGATCATCTATAACCTGAAGTTGATGGACACCAGAGAACCAGAGCTGGATGTAGAGACAGACCACCAGGATATCCTGATGGCTGGGACCCCTTCAGAGGGAGT GAAGCCAGAACGTCGGTCGTTCCGAGCATACGCAGCGGTCCTCTACATCGACCCCAGGATGAGGATCTTCATACAGGGACACAAAGTCAGGACCAAGAGACTGTCATGCTGCCTCTACAAGCCcag ggTATATAAATACACATCGACTCGATTCAAAACCCGTGCTGAGCAGGAAGTAAAAAAGGCTGATCACCTCGCTAAAATAG cggAGGAGAAGGCTCGTGAGGCGGAGAGCAAAAGTCTGTCTCTGGAGGCCAAACTGGGAGACGACCTGTCCAAAGAGTCACGG GTCATGTTGCGTAAGGCTCAGGAGGGGGCCATGATGCTGCGACGGGAGGCAGAAGTGAAGAAGATGATTCAGGAGTCCAAACAGAA ggcATTGAAGGAGCCTAAGGAACTGAGTTTTATCTTCGGGGTGAACATTGAGCAGAGAGACCTGGATGGGATGTTTGTCTATAACTGCTCTCGCCTCATCAAGATGTACGAAAAGACTGGACCTCAGCTGGAGGGAGGAAt ggcgtGTGGAGGTGTTGTGGGGGTAGTAGATGTTCCATACCTGGTTCTGGAGCCCACTCACAACAAGCAGGACTTTGCGGACGCTAAAGAATACAGACACCTTCTGAGAGCCATGGGAGAACACCTAGCCCAGTACTGGAAGGACAGCAACATAG CTCAGAAGGGCATAGTGAAGTTCTGGGATGAGTTTGGGTACCTGTCGGCCAGCTGGTCCTCACTCCCCTCGGCTGAGCAGAGATACAAGAGACGCCGCGCCATGGAGATACCCCTCACCATACAGTGTG ATAAATGTCTGAAGTGGAGGACTCTGCCATTCCAGATGGATGCGGTGGATAAACGTTACCCAGACAGCTGGGTGTGTCTGATGAACCCTGACAGCACTCaggacag gtgtGATGCAGCGGAGCAGAAACAGAACCTCCCATGTGGAGTTCTGAAGAAGGACAGGCAGACGGCCGAGGACAAACAGAAAGAACTGACAGAgaagatcagacagcagcaggagaaaCTAGAGGCTCTGCAGAAAACCAGCACCATCAAATCAGCAGCAGATGTGAAGAAGTTGCCTCTGGACGTCAGCATGAGACCCATGAATGACAGTTCttcccag gcAACCAGGTCTTCAGAGCGTGTTTCACGCCCtcgctccccccctctccccgccCTCCTCAAGAACGCCCCCAGCCAGCCGCCAGCCCTCAACCGCAAACTTACCAATTCACCTCGACCGACCGCCCGGCCTGCTGCCCCAGCCTCCAGAGTCGACCAATCTAGAGCCAGAGCTGCAGCGAAGCCATCACCCCCTCCAGCTAAGCCCGCCCCCAAAGCCCCAGCCAAAATCCCCGCCAAACCCACCCCTCCAAGCCGCAGCTCACGG ATTCAAGCCAAATCGTCTCTTGCCAAAGCAACCACACCTGCTAGCAGCCAGCGCAAGAGAGTGATGGAgcaggaggagagtgaggaggaggaggaggaagaagaagaggaggaggaggaggaggaagaagaagaagaggaggagaaggagcctCAGCCCAAGAAATCCAAGATGGCAGCTGCAGTGGGGAATCGTGGGAAAGCTGTTGAGAAAGCTCCACTCAAACGGGGAAAGGTGGCGGag GTACCCACCCCCCCACTCAGCACCAAACCCCCGCTGCCTGAGAAGAGGAGTGCTACCATACCAACAAGGCTGCCCCCCGCAACACCACCGCCAGCCAAACCCATCCCCACCCCGCCTAAGCCCTCGGCTGGGGCGAGAGCCAAG GTGACAGGCAGTGCAGAGGACGAGCACCCAGAGAATGAACCGAAGAATGCTCAGAAAG ATAAGGGTATGTTGGTGGAGGTACGTGTGAATAAGGAATGGTTCACAGGCAAAGTGGTTGCTGTGGAAACCAGTAAGCAGAGCGTTCGCTGGAAGGTGAAGTTTGACTACGTCCCCAGATCCACCCCCAAGGACCGATG GGTTTTCAAAGGCAGTGAGGAGGTGAGGTTGATGCGAccgccctctcccctctcccagacccctgACACACAGCAAGGGGAGGGGACTGAAAAGGGGCCCGCCCCCATGGAACCCGACACCACCCAACCAGGAACCAGTCGAGAGGTGACTGACAACCTGGTCAACATGATGAG GACGCTGCTGCGTTATTTCTTCCCTCCTGATTTCCGGATCCCGAAGGACGATGTCAACAGCATGACCGCAGAAGAGCTAGTGGCCTTCCCTATG AAGGAGTATTTCCAGCAGTATGAGCTGGGTCTCCAGTCTCTGTGTAACTCGTACCAGAGCAGAGCTGACGCCAGAGCCAAAGCTGTGGAGGAGAAGAGTACCAGCGCTGAGACCAAACTCAGAGAGGCAGACGAGAAGCTGCAGAAACTACGAACCAACATCGTACAACTGCTGCAGAAAGTACAGGAG GACATTGACATAAACACGGATGACGAACTGGATGCCTACATCGAAGACCTGCTGACCAAGGGGGActag